The following proteins come from a genomic window of Aequorivita marisscotiae:
- a CDS encoding geranylgeranylglycerol-phosphate geranylgeranyltransferase, translated as MLSRKQKLFLLKFFSLFSVVRGYNILIIVIAQYLTSIYILAPDLPVRQVLFDVNLLMLVLASSSAIAGGYIINSFYDSEKDLINRPHKTMLDKLVSQRTKLSAYFVLNFLSVVFASYVSFKAVLFFSFYIFFLWFYSHKLKKYPFIGNITAAILAVVPFFAIFVHYGNFDVVIFVHATFLFLLISMRELVKDLENITGDLTHGYNTIPVVYGERMAKRMLSLLSVLTLVPIILLVTKFKDEIGYMHFYFYGSIIGLAFFLAVLWYSRTKTHYIILHNILKFAIVLGVFSIVLIHVELLTSRIF; from the coding sequence ATGCTATCCCGAAAACAAAAACTCTTCTTACTAAAGTTTTTCAGCCTGTTTTCAGTAGTTCGCGGATATAACATTTTAATTATTGTAATTGCCCAATATCTTACAAGTATTTACATTTTAGCGCCAGATTTGCCCGTTAGGCAGGTGTTGTTCGATGTTAATTTATTGATGCTCGTATTGGCTTCTTCCTCAGCAATTGCAGGAGGGTACATTATAAACAGTTTTTACGACAGCGAAAAAGATTTGATTAACCGGCCGCACAAAACAATGTTGGATAAACTGGTAAGTCAGCGCACCAAGCTTTCTGCATATTTTGTACTCAACTTTTTGTCGGTGGTTTTTGCAAGCTATGTTTCGTTTAAAGCGGTATTATTTTTTTCTTTCTATATTTTCTTTCTGTGGTTCTATTCACATAAATTAAAGAAGTATCCTTTTATAGGAAACATAACTGCAGCGATACTTGCAGTTGTACCATTCTTTGCGATTTTTGTGCATTATGGCAATTTTGACGTTGTAATTTTTGTACACGCTACTTTTCTATTTCTATTAATTTCTATGCGTGAACTGGTAAAGGATCTCGAAAATATTACGGGCGATTTAACACACGGTTACAATACTATTCCCGTGGTTTACGGCGAAAGGATGGCAAAGCGCATGCTGTCTCTTTTAAGTGTGTTAACGCTAGTTCCCATCATTTTACTTGTCACAAAATTTAAGGATGAAATTGGCTATATGCACTTTTATTTTTATGGCAGTATTATTGGGCTTGCTTTTTTTCTTGCGGTTTTATGGTATTCTAGAACAAAAACGCATTATATAATCCTTCACAACATTTTAAAATTTGCCATTGTCTTAGGCGTTTTCAGTATTGTGTTAATTCACGTAGAATTATTAACAAGTAGAATTTTTTAA
- a CDS encoding mevalonate kinase family protein has protein sequence MRGPLFYSKILLFGEYGIIKDSKGLSIPYNFYNGALKIDAHHTVATHKSNASLKRFSEYLEALETENPKLVSFNLEALKADVENGLYFDSSIPQGYGVGSSGALVAAIYDKYANDKITVLENLTREKLLALKAIFAEMESFFHGKSSGLDPLNSYLSLPILINSKDNIEPAGIPSQTENGKGAVFLLDSGSTGETAPMVQIFMENMKQEGFRNMLKDQFVKHTDACVEDFLQGDVKSLFGNIKQLSKVVLDNFKPMIPAQFHKLWKKGIDSNAYYLKLCGSGGGGYMLGFTEDIDKARKALKDYKLEVVYSF, from the coding sequence ATGCGCGGCCCGCTCTTTTACTCAAAAATTTTGCTTTTCGGTGAATATGGAATCATTAAAGATTCTAAAGGACTTTCCATTCCGTATAATTTTTATAACGGAGCACTGAAAATAGATGCACATCATACTGTTGCTACTCATAAGTCTAATGCAAGCTTAAAGCGCTTTTCAGAATATTTGGAAGCACTTGAAACTGAAAACCCAAAACTGGTTTCATTTAATTTGGAAGCTTTAAAAGCCGATGTGGAAAACGGATTGTATTTTGATAGCAGTATTCCGCAGGGTTATGGCGTTGGTAGTAGTGGGGCGTTAGTTGCCGCTATTTATGATAAATATGCGAACGATAAAATTACCGTACTCGAAAACCTCACCCGTGAAAAACTGTTGGCGCTGAAAGCAATTTTTGCCGAAATGGAATCCTTCTTCCACGGAAAGTCTTCGGGTTTAGATCCTTTAAATAGCTATTTGAGTCTTCCTATTTTAATTAATTCCAAAGATAATATTGAACCTGCCGGCATACCTTCGCAAACCGAAAATGGCAAAGGTGCTGTGTTTTTATTAGATAGTGGTAGTACAGGTGAAACCGCGCCGATGGTGCAGATTTTTATGGAGAATATGAAACAGGAAGGTTTTAGGAATATGCTAAAAGATCAGTTTGTAAAACATACCGATGCCTGTGTTGAAGATTTTCTACAAGGCGATGTTAAATCGTTATTCGGGAATATTAAACAACTTTCAAAAGTAGTGTTAGACAATTTTAAACCTATGATTCCTGCGCAATTTCACAAGCTTTGGAAAAAGGGAATTGATAGCAATGCCTACTATTTAAAACTTTGCGGTTCTGGCGGCGGCGGCTATATGCTAGGCTTCACCGAAGATATTGATAAGGCCCGTAAAGCACTAAAAGATTATAAACTGGAAGTGGTTTATAGTTTTTAG